One window of Streptomyces sp. FIT100 genomic DNA carries:
- the kdpB gene encoding potassium-transporting ATPase subunit KdpB: MTTNVKKHEDAVEQTSTATPTRAPHQDVPTGHKPDAGRVGAGLFDPKQLVKSFPDAIRKLDPRVMVKSPVMFVVLVGSVITTVLAIKDPGDWFGWAIAAWLWLTTIFANLAEAVAEGRGKAQADTLRKAKTDTVARRVVGTNEERVPGTELRIGDLVVCEAGDIIPGDGDVVEGVASVDESAITGESAPVIRESGGDRSAVTGGTKVLSDRIVIKITTKPGETFIDRMISLVEGAARQKTPNEIALNILLASLTIVFLLAVVTLKPFAIYAGADAQTSMIVLVALLVCLIPTTIGALLSAIGIAGMDRLVQRNVLAMSGRAVEAAGDVSTLLLDKTGTITLGNRQAAEFVPVKGTTEPEVADAAQLSSLADETPEGRSIVVLAKEKYGLRERHQGELAHATWVPFTAQTRMSGVDVDGRKVRKGAAGSVITWVKEQGGEVADDADTLANRISEAGGTPLLVAVKDDKGARVLGVIHLKDVVKDGMRERFEELRRMGIKTVMITGDNPLTAKAIAEEAGVDDFLAEATPEDKMALIKREQAGGKLVAMTGDGTNDAPALAQADVGVAMNTGTSAAKEAGNMVDLDSNPTKLIEIVEIGKQLLITRGALTTFSIANDVAKYFAIIPAMFAVAYPSLDKLNVMALSSPESAILSAVIFNALIIIALVPLALKGVQYRPTSADKMLRRNLGIYGLGGLVAPFIGIKIIDMLISLIPGLR, translated from the coding sequence ATGACCACGAACGTAAAGAAGCACGAGGACGCTGTGGAACAGACGTCTACCGCCACCCCGACGCGGGCCCCGCACCAGGACGTTCCCACCGGGCACAAGCCCGACGCCGGGCGCGTGGGCGCGGGCCTGTTCGACCCCAAGCAGCTGGTCAAGTCCTTCCCGGACGCGATCCGCAAGCTCGACCCGCGCGTGATGGTCAAGTCGCCGGTCATGTTCGTGGTCCTGGTCGGCTCGGTGATCACCACCGTGCTGGCGATCAAGGACCCGGGCGACTGGTTCGGCTGGGCGATCGCCGCCTGGCTCTGGCTCACCACGATCTTCGCCAACCTGGCGGAGGCCGTCGCCGAGGGCCGCGGCAAGGCGCAGGCGGACACCCTGCGCAAGGCCAAGACCGACACCGTGGCACGCCGCGTCGTCGGCACGAACGAGGAGCGGGTGCCCGGCACCGAGCTGCGCATCGGCGACCTCGTCGTCTGCGAGGCCGGCGACATCATCCCCGGCGACGGTGACGTCGTCGAGGGCGTGGCCTCCGTGGACGAGTCGGCCATCACCGGCGAGTCCGCCCCGGTCATCCGCGAGTCCGGCGGCGACCGCTCGGCCGTCACCGGCGGTACGAAGGTGCTGTCCGACCGGATCGTCATCAAGATCACGACGAAGCCGGGCGAGACCTTCATCGACCGGATGATCAGCCTGGTCGAGGGCGCCGCACGGCAGAAGACACCCAACGAGATCGCGCTGAACATCCTGCTCGCCTCGCTGACGATCGTCTTCCTGCTCGCGGTCGTGACGCTGAAGCCGTTCGCGATCTACGCGGGCGCCGATGCGCAGACCTCGATGATCGTGCTCGTCGCGCTGCTGGTCTGCCTCATCCCGACGACGATCGGCGCGCTGCTCTCGGCGATCGGCATCGCCGGTATGGACCGCCTCGTCCAGCGCAATGTGCTGGCCATGTCGGGCCGTGCCGTCGAGGCCGCCGGCGACGTCTCCACGCTGCTGCTCGACAAGACCGGCACGATCACCCTCGGCAACCGCCAGGCCGCCGAGTTCGTCCCCGTCAAGGGCACCACCGAGCCCGAGGTCGCCGACGCGGCCCAGCTCTCCTCGCTCGCCGACGAGACCCCCGAGGGCCGCTCCATCGTGGTCCTCGCCAAGGAGAAGTACGGGCTGCGCGAGCGCCACCAGGGTGAGCTCGCCCACGCCACCTGGGTTCCGTTCACCGCCCAGACCCGGATGTCGGGTGTGGACGTCGACGGCAGGAAGGTCCGCAAGGGCGCGGCCGGTTCGGTCATCACCTGGGTCAAGGAGCAGGGCGGCGAGGTCGCGGACGACGCGGACACGCTCGCCAACAGGATCTCGGAGGCGGGCGGCACTCCGCTCCTCGTCGCCGTGAAGGACGACAAGGGCGCCCGCGTCCTCGGCGTCATCCACCTCAAGGACGTCGTCAAGGACGGCATGCGGGAGCGGTTCGAGGAACTGCGCCGCATGGGCATCAAGACCGTCATGATCACGGGTGACAACCCGCTGACCGCCAAGGCGATCGCCGAGGAGGCGGGCGTCGACGACTTCCTCGCGGAGGCCACGCCCGAGGACAAGATGGCGCTCATCAAGCGGGAGCAGGCCGGCGGCAAGCTCGTCGCGATGACGGGCGACGGTACGAACGACGCCCCTGCGCTGGCCCAGGCGGACGTCGGCGTGGCGATGAACACCGGCACCTCGGCCGCCAAGGAGGCCGGGAACATGGTGGACCTCGACTCCAACCCGACCAAGCTCATCGAGATCGTCGAGATCGGCAAGCAGCTCCTCATCACCCGAGGCGCGCTGACCACCTTCTCGATCGCCAACGACGTGGCGAAGTACTTCGCGATCATCCCCGCGATGTTCGCGGTCGCCTACCCGAGCCTGGACAAGCTCAACGTCATGGCGCTGTCCTCGCCCGAGTCCGCGATCCTCTCCGCGGTCATCTTCAACGCGCTGATCATCATCGCGCTCGTGCCGCTCGCCCTGAAGGGCGTGCAGTACCGGCCGACCAGCGCCGACAAGATGCTCCGCCGCAACCTCGGGATCTACGGCCTCGGCGGCCTCGTCGCCCCGTTCATCGGCATCAAGATCATCGACATGCTCATCTCCCTCATCCCCGGGCTGCGTTAA
- a CDS encoding potassium-transporting ATPase subunit C has product MNTSFGNAARLIGAGLRALLVLTLVTGVIYPLVVTGIAQGLFNDKANGSEIKSDGKVVGSSLIGQTYNLPKKAASDSTTADDAEEAAVPDLKWFQPRPSNGLGSNSVNTQYSIILSGATNRSGDNEDLIQWVKDAKAAVVKDNSTADYKVTPSDVPADAVTSSGSGLDPHISPEYAELQAHRVAEKNGLPVAEVEKLVADHTQGRTLGFMGEPRVNVLELNIALKDLASKS; this is encoded by the coding sequence ATGAACACTTCCTTCGGAAACGCGGCACGGCTGATCGGGGCCGGGCTCCGCGCCCTGCTCGTCCTCACCCTCGTGACGGGCGTCATCTACCCGCTGGTCGTCACGGGCATCGCCCAGGGCCTGTTCAACGACAAGGCGAACGGTTCCGAGATCAAGAGCGACGGCAAGGTCGTCGGCTCCTCGCTGATCGGGCAGACGTACAACCTGCCCAAGAAGGCTGCATCTGATTCGACTACGGCCGACGACGCGGAGGAGGCGGCGGTCCCGGACCTGAAGTGGTTCCAGCCGCGCCCGTCCAACGGCCTCGGCAGCAACAGCGTCAACACCCAGTACTCGATCATCCTCTCCGGGGCGACCAACCGCTCCGGCGACAACGAGGACCTGATCCAGTGGGTCAAGGACGCCAAGGCCGCCGTGGTCAAGGACAACTCCACCGCCGACTACAAGGTCACGCCATCGGACGTGCCGGCCGACGCCGTCACCTCCTCCGGCTCCGGCCTGGACCCGCACATCTCCCCGGAGTACGCGGAGCTCCAGGCCCACCGGGTCGCCGAGAAGAACGGCCTCCCCGTCGCGGAGGTCGAGAAGCTCGTCGCCGACCACACCCAGGGCCGGACCCTCGGCTTCATGGGCGAGCCCCGGGTCAACGTCCTCGAGCTCAACATCGCGCTGAAGGACCTGGCGAGCAAGAGCTGA
- a CDS encoding response regulator, translating into MTRVLVVEDDPQLVRALTINLKARKYAVEAATDGAAALRLAASAPPDVVLLDLGLPDMDGLDVIRGLRRWSRVPIVVVSARRTSDEKIEALDAGADDYVTKPFAMDELLARLRAAVRRNESAASAADETRVVMTEQFTVDLVAKKVKRAGGDDVRLTPTEWHLLELLIRNPGRLISQRQLLEEVWGHSAGNRTNYLRVYMAQLRRKLEADPSHPRHLITEPGMGYRFEE; encoded by the coding sequence ATGACCCGGGTGCTCGTCGTGGAGGACGACCCCCAGCTCGTCCGGGCCCTCACGATCAACCTCAAGGCCCGCAAGTACGCGGTGGAGGCCGCGACCGACGGCGCCGCCGCCCTCCGGCTCGCCGCATCCGCCCCGCCCGACGTGGTGCTTCTCGACCTCGGACTCCCCGACATGGACGGCCTGGACGTCATCAGGGGGCTGCGCCGCTGGAGCCGGGTCCCGATCGTGGTCGTCTCCGCCCGCCGCACCTCCGACGAGAAGATCGAGGCGCTCGACGCAGGCGCCGACGACTACGTCACCAAACCGTTCGCCATGGACGAACTACTGGCCAGGCTGCGGGCCGCCGTACGCCGCAACGAGTCCGCCGCGTCCGCCGCCGACGAGACCAGGGTCGTCATGACGGAGCAGTTCACCGTCGACCTCGTGGCCAAGAAGGTGAAGCGTGCGGGCGGCGACGACGTACGGCTCACGCCCACCGAATGGCATCTGCTGGAGCTGCTGATCCGCAACCCCGGACGCCTCATCAGCCAGCGGCAGCTGCTGGAGGAGGTGTGGGGCCACTCCGCCGGCAACCGGACCAACTACCTGCGCGTCTACATGGCGCAGTTGCGGCGCAAACTGGAGGCCGACCCCTCCCACCCCCGCCACCTCATCACCGAACCCGGCATGGGCTACCGCTTCGAGGAGTGA
- a CDS encoding endo-1,4-beta-xylanase, with protein sequence MSRPLPGSLARALAAGAAAVLVLGAAPAVSAHDHRDRPGHADRNASLRSLAARQDLRIGTAVDTTALAGDRTYRSLTAREFDSVTAENVMKWEVVEPERGTYDWSQADALVAFAERHGQAVRGHTLVWHNQLPAWLTSGVADGSIGPSELRGILRDHITAQVRHFKGDIYQWDVVNEVFNDDGTLRDSLWLRQLGPSYIADAFRWAHAADPRARLFLNDYNVEGVNAKSTAYHELARTLRAQGVPVHGFGIQGHLDIRYGFPGDVRANLERFAALGMETAFTEVDVRMDLPADDTKLARQADDYRRLLDACLGVRSCTSFTVWGFTDTYSWVPGWFDGQGAANLLDEDFAPKPAYDAVRRELASGR encoded by the coding sequence ATGTCCAGACCGCTTCCCGGGTCCCTCGCCCGCGCCCTGGCCGCGGGCGCCGCCGCCGTGCTCGTGCTCGGCGCCGCACCGGCCGTCTCCGCGCACGACCACCGCGACCGGCCCGGCCACGCCGACCGGAACGCCTCGCTGCGTTCCCTCGCCGCACGCCAGGACCTGCGCATCGGCACGGCCGTCGACACCACGGCGCTGGCCGGCGACCGTACGTACCGCTCCCTGACCGCCCGCGAGTTCGACTCGGTCACCGCCGAGAACGTCATGAAGTGGGAGGTCGTCGAGCCCGAGCGCGGCACGTACGACTGGTCGCAGGCCGATGCCCTGGTGGCCTTCGCCGAACGCCACGGCCAGGCCGTGCGCGGCCACACCCTCGTCTGGCACAACCAGCTGCCCGCCTGGCTCACCTCGGGTGTCGCGGACGGCTCGATCGGCCCCTCCGAGCTGCGCGGCATCCTGCGCGACCACATCACCGCGCAGGTCAGGCACTTCAAGGGCGACATCTACCAGTGGGACGTCGTCAACGAGGTCTTCAACGACGACGGCACCCTGCGCGACTCGCTCTGGCTGCGGCAGCTCGGCCCGTCCTACATCGCCGACGCCTTCCGCTGGGCCCACGCCGCCGACCCCAGGGCCAGGCTGTTCCTCAACGACTACAACGTGGAGGGCGTCAACGCGAAGTCCACGGCCTACCACGAGCTGGCCAGGACGCTGCGCGCCCAGGGCGTACCGGTCCACGGATTCGGCATCCAGGGCCACCTGGACATCCGGTACGGCTTCCCGGGCGACGTGCGGGCCAACCTCGAACGCTTCGCCGCGCTCGGCATGGAGACCGCGTTCACCGAGGTCGACGTGCGCATGGACCTGCCGGCGGACGACACGAAGCTGGCGCGCCAGGCCGACGACTACCGGCGGCTGCTCGACGCCTGCCTCGGCGTCCGCAGCTGCACGTCGTTCACGGTCTGGGGCTTCACCGACACGTACTCGTGGGTGCCCGGCTGGTTCGACGGCCAGGGCGCGGCCAACCTGCTGGACGAGGACTTCGCGCCGAAGCCCGCGTACGACGCCGTCCGCAGGGAGCTGGCCTCGGGGCGCTGA
- a CDS encoding glycosyl hydrolase 115 family protein, producing MSENRPSDPRRRAVLGAGAGVGAGALALTTFGGIPGIAGQAEAATPPRPHTGGGAPRVTDFGAYISFGPREGAFALARAGRAAAVVVDAGDHPGVVRVAADLCDDIERVTGVRPALRKARNGDVPEAGRELVLIGTLGRSPLIDRLVANGTLDAEGVAGRWETSLQTVVERPLPGVDRAFVIAGSDPRGAVFGAYDVSCGIGVSPWYWWDDVRPEHRDALYVLPGRHTQGTPAVKYRGIFINDENPALGTWAPGHFGPGKAEGYPGGFNADFWAKVFEVMLRLKANYLWPAVWGRAFAEDDPENHARAKEYGIVMGTSHEAPMMRGIEEWNRHAVAAVRDSAGNIVTPGRDPYGGTGEWSFRRNAGAIKAYWRDGIRRMVEQDFEGVVTLGMRGNGDVSLPDGDGIELMQEIIAAQRQILAEETGRDLTDIPQVWTLYKEVQRYWARGLRAPEDVTVVLCDDNWGNIRKHPDPAEPARSGGYGLYYHFDYVGVGRNYKWVDTTSLPNLWDQLRQAAAYGNRTLWMTNVGDLKGNEVPTQFFLDYAWNPDRWDLESIPAWERRYAAQNFGETQAAAIASVLADYARLQSLRKPELLNRRITLDPAKDPATDSSAIVYDDKATPFSLDHHRELERVTEQWQELAERAERIGRRLPHSAQDAWFELVGYEVAATANVYALREAEFTNLRYAEQGRAATNEQAARAETCLDRDFALADRFNSRIAGGKWQGFQTQPHIGYGDVERYGPNAPWQQPELNNVAIPDEIFPAVRRIEIPGPAALGVAVSGSSAWWPHAATAAKLPPLSRYGTAPDPYVEVFNRGGAPFDYRIESSAPWLRVDRPAGRVVKQTRVTVSVDWRRAPRGTTEATLVVHGPDGVSVPVTAVAENPDVRGLRGFVEAGGYIAVDAEHTDRIVGARGIAWQRIDGIGRNAAGLTPVPVTAPSQTPGGSSPRLEYTVSLLTGGPVTLWAYLSPRNPVLPHSGLRYAVSFDDDAPQTVDIIAVSGSDDGVMNTQWARNTSDNASRTATRHTLSPGVHRLTFWMVDPTVVLQRLLIDTGALPDTYLGPQESLRLR from the coding sequence ATGAGCGAGAACCGCCCGTCCGATCCACGCCGCAGAGCGGTGCTCGGTGCAGGCGCCGGTGTAGGAGCAGGTGCGCTCGCGCTGACAACTTTCGGGGGCATACCGGGAATTGCGGGGCAGGCCGAGGCGGCCACCCCGCCACGGCCGCACACCGGGGGCGGGGCGCCCCGGGTCACCGACTTCGGTGCGTACATCTCGTTCGGTCCCCGCGAAGGGGCGTTCGCGCTGGCGCGGGCAGGGCGCGCCGCGGCCGTCGTGGTGGACGCCGGTGACCATCCCGGCGTCGTGCGGGTCGCGGCGGATCTGTGTGACGACATCGAGCGCGTCACCGGGGTCCGGCCCGCTCTGAGGAAGGCCAGGAACGGCGACGTCCCCGAGGCGGGCCGGGAGCTGGTGCTCATCGGGACGCTGGGGCGCAGCCCGCTGATCGACCGGCTGGTCGCGAACGGCACGCTGGACGCGGAAGGCGTCGCGGGGCGCTGGGAGACCTCGCTCCAGACCGTGGTCGAGCGGCCGTTGCCCGGCGTGGACCGTGCGTTCGTCATCGCCGGAAGCGATCCCCGCGGGGCCGTCTTCGGGGCGTACGACGTGAGTTGCGGCATCGGCGTCTCGCCCTGGTACTGGTGGGACGACGTGCGGCCCGAACACCGGGACGCGCTCTACGTCCTGCCCGGCCGGCACACCCAGGGCACCCCGGCCGTGAAGTACCGCGGGATCTTCATCAACGACGAGAACCCGGCGCTCGGCACCTGGGCGCCGGGCCACTTCGGGCCGGGCAAGGCCGAGGGCTACCCGGGCGGCTTCAACGCGGACTTCTGGGCCAAGGTCTTCGAGGTCATGCTGCGCCTCAAGGCCAACTACCTGTGGCCCGCGGTGTGGGGGCGCGCCTTCGCCGAGGACGACCCGGAGAACCACGCGCGCGCCAAGGAGTACGGCATCGTCATGGGGACCTCCCACGAGGCGCCCATGATGCGCGGTATCGAGGAGTGGAACCGGCACGCGGTCGCCGCCGTGCGCGACAGCGCCGGGAACATCGTCACCCCCGGCCGCGACCCCTACGGCGGCACGGGCGAGTGGTCCTTCCGCCGCAACGCCGGGGCGATCAAGGCGTACTGGCGCGACGGCATCCGCCGGATGGTGGAGCAGGACTTCGAGGGCGTCGTCACCCTCGGCATGCGCGGCAACGGGGACGTCAGCCTCCCCGACGGCGACGGCATCGAGCTGATGCAGGAGATCATCGCCGCGCAGCGGCAGATCCTCGCCGAGGAGACGGGCCGGGACCTCACCGACATCCCTCAGGTCTGGACGCTCTACAAGGAGGTCCAGCGCTACTGGGCGCGCGGGCTGCGCGCCCCCGAGGACGTCACGGTCGTGCTGTGCGACGACAACTGGGGCAACATCCGCAAGCACCCGGACCCGGCCGAGCCCGCCCGCTCCGGCGGCTACGGCCTCTACTACCACTTCGACTACGTCGGCGTCGGCCGCAACTACAAGTGGGTGGACACGACCTCGCTGCCGAACCTGTGGGACCAGCTGCGGCAGGCTGCTGCGTACGGCAATCGCACCCTCTGGATGACCAACGTCGGCGACCTCAAGGGAAACGAGGTGCCCACCCAGTTCTTCCTGGACTACGCCTGGAACCCGGACCGCTGGGACCTGGAGTCCATCCCCGCGTGGGAACGCCGCTACGCGGCGCAGAACTTCGGCGAGACGCAGGCCGCCGCGATCGCCTCCGTACTCGCCGACTACGCCCGGCTCCAGTCGCTGCGCAAGCCGGAGCTCCTCAACCGGCGCATCACCCTGGACCCCGCGAAGGACCCGGCGACCGACTCGTCCGCGATCGTCTACGACGACAAGGCGACCCCGTTCTCGCTCGACCACCACCGCGAGCTGGAACGCGTCACCGAGCAGTGGCAGGAGCTGGCGGAGCGCGCCGAGCGCATCGGCCGCCGGCTGCCGCACTCCGCCCAGGACGCCTGGTTCGAACTCGTCGGCTACGAGGTCGCCGCCACCGCCAACGTCTACGCCCTGCGCGAGGCCGAGTTCACCAATCTGCGCTACGCCGAGCAGGGCAGGGCGGCGACCAACGAGCAGGCGGCACGGGCCGAGACCTGCCTCGACAGGGACTTCGCCCTCGCCGACCGTTTCAACTCCCGTATCGCGGGCGGCAAATGGCAGGGCTTCCAGACCCAGCCGCACATCGGCTACGGCGACGTGGAGCGCTACGGCCCCAACGCTCCCTGGCAGCAGCCGGAGCTGAACAACGTGGCCATCCCCGACGAGATCTTCCCGGCCGTGCGCCGGATCGAGATCCCGGGCCCGGCGGCGCTCGGGGTGGCCGTCTCGGGTTCGAGCGCCTGGTGGCCCCATGCCGCGACCGCCGCGAAGCTGCCGCCGCTGAGCCGCTACGGCACGGCCCCCGACCCGTACGTCGAGGTCTTCAACCGCGGCGGCGCGCCCTTCGACTACCGCATCGAGTCCTCGGCGCCGTGGCTGCGGGTCGACCGCCCGGCCGGCCGGGTCGTGAAGCAGACGCGGGTGACGGTGAGCGTGGACTGGCGCAGGGCCCCGCGCGGCACCACGGAGGCCACCCTGGTCGTGCACGGCCCGGACGGGGTGAGCGTCCCCGTGACGGCGGTCGCCGAGAACCCCGATGTCCGGGGTCTGCGCGGCTTCGTCGAGGCGGGCGGCTACATCGCCGTCGACGCCGAGCACACCGACCGGATCGTGGGCGCACGGGGCATCGCCTGGCAGCGGATCGACGGCATCGGGCGCAACGCCGCGGGCCTCACACCGGTCCCGGTCACGGCGCCCTCGCAGACCCCCGGCGGCTCCTCACCGCGGCTGGAGTACACGGTCAGCCTGCTCACCGGCGGCCCCGTCACCCTCTGGGCGTACCTGTCGCCGCGCAACCCGGTGCTGCCCCACAGCGGGCTGCGCTATGCCGTCTCCTTCGACGACGACGCCCCGCAGACCGTGGACATCATCGCGGTCAGCGGGTCCGACGACGGGGTGATGAACACGCAGTGGGCGCGCAACACCTCCGACAACGCCAGCCGCACCGCCACCCGGCACACCCTCTCCCCCGGCGTCCACCGGCTGACGTTCTGGATGGTCGACCCGACCGTCGTCCTCCAGCGGCTGCTGATCGACACCGGCGCTCTGCCGGACACCTACCTCGGCCCGCAGGAGAGCCTCCGCCTGCGCTGA
- a CDS encoding acyl-CoA thioester hydrolase/BAAT C-terminal domain-containing protein, translating to MDVIEHEQTGPWEGVLVIPVGGSDIGVLVLAGSSGRIERERARILARRGMTALSIRWFGGPGQSPGICEIPLETFVTAIDSLRANGAERIGVLGVSKGAEAAMLTAVHDPRVDVVIALSPTSRVWGNVGPGRDGVQRPWRSSWTWRGQALPFVPLDDSWTPAEPRGGPVAIRGWYELSERTFAHMLPPAEIPVDTARADLLLVAGGDDAMWPSLPFAEQLARRRRASGSPVRLIARHDAGHRPRLPGESPLPASPRFLYGGTPEADALLGAAAWPHILGLLREEG from the coding sequence ATGGATGTCATCGAGCACGAGCAGACCGGGCCCTGGGAAGGCGTCCTGGTCATTCCTGTCGGCGGCAGCGACATCGGTGTTCTGGTCCTTGCGGGCTCCAGCGGGCGCATCGAGCGGGAAAGAGCGCGCATCCTCGCCCGGCGGGGCATGACGGCCCTGTCGATCCGCTGGTTCGGCGGGCCGGGCCAGTCTCCGGGTATCTGCGAGATCCCCCTGGAGACCTTTGTCACCGCCATCGACTCCCTCCGGGCCAACGGGGCGGAGCGCATCGGCGTCCTGGGCGTTTCCAAAGGGGCCGAGGCAGCCATGCTCACGGCTGTACACGATCCGCGCGTGGACGTCGTCATCGCGCTGTCGCCCACGTCCCGGGTGTGGGGCAATGTCGGCCCGGGCCGCGACGGAGTGCAGCGCCCCTGGCGATCGTCCTGGACGTGGCGAGGACAGGCGCTGCCCTTCGTCCCGCTGGACGACTCCTGGACTCCCGCGGAACCGCGCGGCGGACCCGTCGCGATCCGCGGATGGTACGAACTCAGCGAGCGGACCTTCGCGCACATGCTCCCTCCGGCGGAGATCCCCGTGGACACGGCCCGGGCCGACCTCCTGCTGGTCGCAGGCGGCGACGACGCGATGTGGCCGTCGCTTCCCTTCGCCGAACAACTGGCGCGACGCCGGCGCGCGTCCGGCTCCCCTGTGCGTCTGATCGCCCGCCACGACGCCGGCCACCGCCCGCGTCTTCCCGGCGAGAGCCCCTTGCCGGCCTCCCCGCGATTCCTGTACGGGGGCACGCCGGAAGCCGACGCGCTGCTGGGGGCGGCGGCCTGGCCCCACATCCTCGGCCTGCTCCGCGAGGAGGGCTGA
- the xylB gene encoding xylulokinase, which yields MPTSPVVIGVDSSTQSTKAAVTDAATGRILAVGRAAHTVTGDGGARESDPEEWWQALREAVAAGLKESGTDPSAVTGIAVAGQQHGLVTLDSAGRPLRPALLWNDTRSAPQAAALTEALGGPDAWLARTGSVPVASMTATKWQWLREHEPALAGAAAAVRLPHDFLTERLSGVAATDPGDASGTCWYSTATGAYDPGLLDLVGLDPALLPAVAASGAERVGSLTRAAAVALGLPEGIAVAAGTGDNAAAAVGLGLGGAGLLDHPVVSLGTSGTVFAATRTRPASAALAGFAAADGTYLPLACTLNCTLAVDKIAALLGLDREDAEPGGDAVLLPYLDGERTPDLPGASGLLTGLRHATTARQLLGAAYEGAVFTVLRALDELLVAAGLDPADPEVRSRPLRLIGGGAQGHTWVETVRRLSGRPVLIPESQELVALGAAALATGAASGDDPVAVATRWGTGRGRELPAVARDEATWGRIESVLGDAGGLLTGGDR from the coding sequence GTGCCGACATCGCCCGTCGTCATCGGTGTGGACAGCTCCACCCAGTCCACCAAGGCCGCCGTCACCGACGCCGCCACCGGCCGGATCCTGGCCGTGGGCCGCGCGGCCCACACCGTCACCGGCGACGGCGGCGCACGGGAGTCCGACCCCGAGGAGTGGTGGCAGGCGCTGCGCGAAGCGGTCGCCGCCGGTCTCAAGGAGTCCGGTACGGACCCGTCGGCCGTCACCGGTATCGCGGTCGCCGGCCAGCAGCACGGGCTGGTCACCCTCGACTCAGCGGGCCGCCCGCTGCGCCCCGCCCTGCTGTGGAACGACACCCGCTCGGCCCCCCAGGCGGCCGCGCTCACCGAGGCGCTCGGCGGCCCGGACGCCTGGCTGGCCAGGACCGGCAGCGTGCCCGTCGCGTCCATGACGGCCACCAAGTGGCAGTGGCTGCGGGAGCACGAGCCGGCACTCGCCGGCGCGGCCGCCGCCGTACGCCTGCCGCACGACTTCCTCACCGAGCGGCTGTCCGGCGTCGCGGCGACCGACCCGGGCGACGCGTCGGGCACCTGCTGGTACTCCACCGCCACGGGCGCGTACGACCCCGGCCTGCTCGACCTCGTCGGCCTCGACCCGGCCCTGCTGCCCGCCGTGGCAGCGAGCGGCGCCGAGCGGGTGGGCTCGCTGACCCGGGCGGCCGCCGTCGCGCTCGGCCTGCCCGAGGGCATCGCGGTGGCCGCCGGCACGGGCGACAACGCGGCTGCCGCGGTCGGCCTCGGCCTCGGCGGCGCCGGGCTGCTCGACCACCCCGTGGTCAGCCTCGGCACCTCCGGCACCGTCTTCGCCGCGACCCGCACCCGGCCCGCATCGGCGGCGCTCGCCGGCTTCGCCGCCGCCGACGGCACCTATCTTCCGCTTGCCTGCACGCTCAACTGCACGCTCGCCGTCGACAAGATCGCAGCCCTGCTCGGACTCGACCGCGAGGACGCGGAGCCGGGCGGCGACGCGGTCCTGCTCCCGTACCTCGACGGCGAGCGCACCCCCGACCTTCCGGGCGCCTCCGGCCTGCTCACCGGTCTGCGCCACGCGACCACGGCACGCCAGCTCCTCGGCGCCGCCTACGAGGGCGCCGTCTTCACCGTGCTGCGCGCCCTGGACGAACTCCTGGTCGCCGCCGGCCTCGACCCGGCCGACCCCGAGGTCCGCTCCCGCCCGCTGCGCCTCATCGGCGGCGGCGCCCAGGGACACACCTGGGTCGAGACCGTACGCCGCCTGTCCGGCCGCCCGGTCCTGATCCCCGAGTCCCAGGAACTCGTCGCACTCGGCGCGGCGGCCCTCGCCACCGGCGCGGCAAGCGGCGACGACCCGGTGGCCGTCGCAACCCGCTGGGGCACGGGCCGGGGCCGCGAACTGCCCGCCGTGGCACGGGACGAGGCGACGTGGGGACGGATCGAATCGGTCCTGGGCGACGCGGGCGGGCTGCTGACGGGAGGCGACCGCTGA